In Scatophagus argus isolate fScaArg1 chromosome 7, fScaArg1.pri, whole genome shotgun sequence, a genomic segment contains:
- the meak7 gene encoding MTOR-associated protein MEAK7 isoform X1, with translation MGNTDSVVVQKRLARFRPEDRPLVEGVFDRLQDGAGGPSGTPRKAPAGKTLTLQMLQSSMASLVPDSMVRRLYQCMCSIDHGLAAPTTSGKPSTSAASGVVREQLVIFLADTLRGTAEERAPLVMAMSQHGAGSASAVTCEQVAEFLQDLISAVIQILVHRGRLQGWKPEQMGDVSLGVKLFAEQICSELKPSDQGECDVSCLEDWIFRVSQVSLYLEMLVAEGLNLSLSGRPAPTLLPPCRETPWKELRCLLDIPTLMFLAPQLPDSYNAPWRLVFSTRLHGESFTRMVAGLTKRGPTLLLIKDTKGHVFGGFASHAWEVKPQFQGDSRCFLFTVFPRLRVYTATGYNQHYMYLNQNQQTMPNGLGMGGQHSYFGLWLDSDFGRGHSRARPKCTTYGSPQLSGEEDFFLDSVEVWAVGKPPEPEEGEAGEGKKSILDVDPEVQAMMEITGKTLHSQGLREPEEDQEQ, from the exons ATGGGTAACACGGACAGTGTGGTGGTGCAGAAGCGGCTGGCCCGCTTCCGGCCCGAGGACCGGCCGTTGGTTGAGGGGGTCTTCGACAGGCTTCAGGACGGTGCTGGGGGTCCTTCTGGAACCCCGAGAAAAGCACCAGCAGGGAAGACCCTGACGCTTCAGATGCTGCAG TCTTCAATGGCCAGCCTGGTACCAGACTCCATGGTGAGGAGGCTCTATCAGTGCATGTGTAGTATTGACCATGGACTGGCAGCGCCCACAACGTCTGGGAAGCCCAGCACCTCTGCTGCCTCTGGAGTGGTGCGAGAGCAATTGGTCATCTTCCTTGCAGACACCTTGCGAGGCACTGCAGAAGAACGGGCTCCCCTTGTCATGGCCATGTCCCAACATGGAGCAGGGTCAGCATCAGCTGTCACATGTGAGCAGGTAGCAGAG TTCCTGCAGGACCTGATTTCTGCTGTAATTCAGATTCTGGTCCACAGAGGGCGTCTGCAGGGCTGGAAGCCAGAGCAAATGGGTGATGTCTCCCTTGGTGTCAAACTCTTTGCAGAGCAGATATGTTCTGAACTCAAACCCTCTG ATCAGGGAGAGtgtgatgtttcctgtctgGAGGACTGGATATTCAGGGTCTCCCAGGTATCATTGTACCTGGAGATGCTGGTGGCTGAGGGCCTAAATTTGTCCCTGAGTGGCCGGCCAGCCCCAACCCTGCTGCCTCCCTGCAGGGAGACGCCTTGGAAAGAGCTGAGGTGTCTGCTGGACATTCCCACCCTTATGTTTCTAGCACCACAG TTGCCAGACAGCTACAATGCTCCCTGGAGACTTGTCTTTTCCACTCGGCTGCATGGGGAGAGCTTCACCAGGATGGTGGCTGGTTTGACAAAGCGTGGGCCAACCCTGCTGCTTATCAAAGACACAAAGGGACATGTTTTTGGGGGCTTCGCCTCCCACGCCTGGGAGGTCAAACCTCAGTTCCAGG gTGACTCCAGATGCTTCCTGTTCACTGTGTTCCCCAGACTGAGAGTTTATACAGCAACAGGATACAACCAACACTATATGTACCTCAACCAGAATCAGCAGACCATGCCAAACGGACTG GGTATGGGCGGTCAGCACAGCTACTTTGGTCTGTGGCTGGACAGTGATTTTGGCAGAGGTCATAGCCGCGCCCGACCTAAGTGCACCACCTATGGCAGTCCACAGCTTTCAGGGGAGGAGGACTTCTTCCTGGATTCAGTGGAAGTGTGGGCGGTTGGAAAACCCCCAGAgccagaggag ggtgAGGCGGGGGAAGGCAAGAAGAGTATCCTGGATGTGGATCCAGAGGTTCAGGCAATGATGGAGATAACAGGAAAGACACTGCACAGTCAGGGCCTCAGGGAGCCAGAGGAAGACCAAGAGCAGTGA
- the meak7 gene encoding MTOR-associated protein MEAK7 isoform X2 encodes MGNTDSVVVQKRLARFRPEDRPLVEGVFDRLQDGAGGPSGTPRKAPAGKTLTLQMLQSSMASLVPDSMVRRLYQCMCSIDHGLAAPTTSGKPSTSAASGVVREQLVIFLADTLRGTAEERAPLVMAMSQHGAGSASAVTCEQVAEDLISAVIQILVHRGRLQGWKPEQMGDVSLGVKLFAEQICSELKPSDQGECDVSCLEDWIFRVSQVSLYLEMLVAEGLNLSLSGRPAPTLLPPCRETPWKELRCLLDIPTLMFLAPQLPDSYNAPWRLVFSTRLHGESFTRMVAGLTKRGPTLLLIKDTKGHVFGGFASHAWEVKPQFQGDSRCFLFTVFPRLRVYTATGYNQHYMYLNQNQQTMPNGLGMGGQHSYFGLWLDSDFGRGHSRARPKCTTYGSPQLSGEEDFFLDSVEVWAVGKPPEPEEGEAGEGKKSILDVDPEVQAMMEITGKTLHSQGLREPEEDQEQ; translated from the exons ATGGGTAACACGGACAGTGTGGTGGTGCAGAAGCGGCTGGCCCGCTTCCGGCCCGAGGACCGGCCGTTGGTTGAGGGGGTCTTCGACAGGCTTCAGGACGGTGCTGGGGGTCCTTCTGGAACCCCGAGAAAAGCACCAGCAGGGAAGACCCTGACGCTTCAGATGCTGCAG TCTTCAATGGCCAGCCTGGTACCAGACTCCATGGTGAGGAGGCTCTATCAGTGCATGTGTAGTATTGACCATGGACTGGCAGCGCCCACAACGTCTGGGAAGCCCAGCACCTCTGCTGCCTCTGGAGTGGTGCGAGAGCAATTGGTCATCTTCCTTGCAGACACCTTGCGAGGCACTGCAGAAGAACGGGCTCCCCTTGTCATGGCCATGTCCCAACATGGAGCAGGGTCAGCATCAGCTGTCACATGTGAGCAGGTAGCAGAG GACCTGATTTCTGCTGTAATTCAGATTCTGGTCCACAGAGGGCGTCTGCAGGGCTGGAAGCCAGAGCAAATGGGTGATGTCTCCCTTGGTGTCAAACTCTTTGCAGAGCAGATATGTTCTGAACTCAAACCCTCTG ATCAGGGAGAGtgtgatgtttcctgtctgGAGGACTGGATATTCAGGGTCTCCCAGGTATCATTGTACCTGGAGATGCTGGTGGCTGAGGGCCTAAATTTGTCCCTGAGTGGCCGGCCAGCCCCAACCCTGCTGCCTCCCTGCAGGGAGACGCCTTGGAAAGAGCTGAGGTGTCTGCTGGACATTCCCACCCTTATGTTTCTAGCACCACAG TTGCCAGACAGCTACAATGCTCCCTGGAGACTTGTCTTTTCCACTCGGCTGCATGGGGAGAGCTTCACCAGGATGGTGGCTGGTTTGACAAAGCGTGGGCCAACCCTGCTGCTTATCAAAGACACAAAGGGACATGTTTTTGGGGGCTTCGCCTCCCACGCCTGGGAGGTCAAACCTCAGTTCCAGG gTGACTCCAGATGCTTCCTGTTCACTGTGTTCCCCAGACTGAGAGTTTATACAGCAACAGGATACAACCAACACTATATGTACCTCAACCAGAATCAGCAGACCATGCCAAACGGACTG GGTATGGGCGGTCAGCACAGCTACTTTGGTCTGTGGCTGGACAGTGATTTTGGCAGAGGTCATAGCCGCGCCCGACCTAAGTGCACCACCTATGGCAGTCCACAGCTTTCAGGGGAGGAGGACTTCTTCCTGGATTCAGTGGAAGTGTGGGCGGTTGGAAAACCCCCAGAgccagaggag ggtgAGGCGGGGGAAGGCAAGAAGAGTATCCTGGATGTGGATCCAGAGGTTCAGGCAATGATGGAGATAACAGGAAAGACACTGCACAGTCAGGGCCTCAGGGAGCCAGAGGAAGACCAAGAGCAGTGA